One stretch of Pseudophryne corroboree isolate aPseCor3 chromosome 3 unlocalized genomic scaffold, aPseCor3.hap2 SUPER_3_unloc_45, whole genome shotgun sequence DNA includes these proteins:
- the LOC134984269 gene encoding oocyte zinc finger protein XlCOF29-like, with protein MDKDRSHRTERIINITLEIIYLLTGEDYTIVKKTSNEFETPSSHPHVSGGLSKIQSPITVPPPHSLTHERHNDQKILELTNKIIQLLTGEEVEYIEEHRGLYKDVMMENHRPLTSLDGPINRDTPERCPRPLYSQDCTEENHRIPQEDQMMVIDYVV; from the exons atggacaaggacaggagtcacaggactgagaggataataaatattaCCCTGgaaatcatctacctgctgactggggag gattacacaatagtgaagaagacatccaatgagtttgagacaccgagcagccatccccatgtatcaggaggactgagtaaaatccagagccccatcacggtgcctccacctcactcactgacacatgagagacacaatgaccagaagatcctggaactcaccaacaagatcattcagttgctgactggagag gaggtggagtatatagaggaacacaggggtctgtacaaggacgtgatgatggagaatcaccggcccctcacatcactgg atggacccattaacagagataccccagagagatgtccccgtcctctgtattcccaggattgtacagaggagaatcacaggatcccacaggaggatcag